The Mesoterricola silvestris sequence GCGGGCGCGGCTTCGGCGTGGCCTGCGCCATCCACCGCGGCACCGTGGTGGCCGCCATGGCGGAGGTGGCCGTGGACCGCGCCACCGGGGCCGTGCGGGTCAAGCGCGTGACGGTGGCCCAGGACATGGGCGTGGTGGTGAACCCCAACGGCGCGCGCCAGCAGGTGGAGGGCTGCGTGACCATGGGCCTGGGCTACGCCCTGCACGAGGAGGTGCGCTTCCGGGCGGGGCAGGTGCTGGACGTGAACCTGGACACCTACCACATCCCCCGGTTCTCGGACCTGCCCCCCGTGCAGACCGTGCTCATCCCCAACCCCAGGCTCGTGGCCCAGGGCGGCGGGGAGCCCGCCATCATCGTCATGGGCGCCCTCGTCGCCAACGCCATCCACGACGCCGTGGGCGCGCGCCTGACCCACCTGCCCATGACCCCGGAACGGGTGAGGAAGGCGCTAGCATAGGGACGGAGAATCCCCATGGGAAACAGCCTGATCCTCTGCGCCGCCTTTTGCGCCGCGGCCGTCCTCGCGGCCCAGGCGGCCCCGGACCCCGCCCCGCCCACGCTGGAGGCCACCCGCGGGGCCATGGGCATCCCCTCCCGGGGGGACCTCCGCGGCCAGCGGGACATCGTGGGTTTCGCCTCCCGGGCGGACCAGATGGCCCGGGTGTGGGACCTGTCGGCGGCGCCGCCCGCGCCCGAGCTCCTGGGGCCCCGGCCCGCCCCCGGCGTGGCCGGGGCCATCTGCCCCCACGACGACTACCTGTACGCCGGGCGCATCTACCGGGAGGTGCTCCCCCTGGTGAAGGCCCGCACCGTGGTGCTGGTGGGGGTTTTCCACAAATACCACCGCTACGGCGCCCGGGACGTGGTGGCCTTCGATCCCTACCGGGCCTGGCGCTCCCCGGACGGGGAGATCCGGGTCTCCCCCCTGCGCGACGAGGTCCTGGCGGCCCTGCCCGCCGGGGACGTGGCCCGGGACCCCGCCTGGGCCGACAGCGAGCATTCCCTGGAAGCCATCGCGTACTGGCTCAAGCACCAGGACCCCGCCGTGGAGATCCTCCCCGTCCTCCTCCCCTCGGCCTCCTTCGGGCGCCTGGAGGCCCTGGCCGGGGGATTCGGCTCGGCCCTGGCCGCCGCCATGGCCCGCCGGGGCTGGACCCTGGGCCGGGACGTGGCCATCGTCATCTCCTCGGACGGCATCCACTACGGCGCCGATTTCCACCACACACCCTTCGGCGAGGGCGGCGTCTCCGCCTTCCAGAAGGCCATGGACCGGGACCGCCGGCTCCTGCGGGGCCCCCTGGCGGGACCCGTCTCCGCCGCCCGGGCCCGGGCCTTCTTCGAGGCCGTGGTGGACCCCGCCCGGCCCGACACCTACCGCATGCCCTGGTGCGGGCGTTTCTCGGTGCCCTTCGGCCTCATGGCCCTGGAAGCCGCGTCGAAGGCGCTGGGAACCCCGGCGCCCACGGGCCAGCCCATCGCCTTCGGCGCCTCCGTGGACGCCCCGGAGCTGCCGTTGAAGCCCCTGGGCATGGGGCCCACGGCCCCGGCGAACCTCTACCATTTCGTGAGCTACCCCGCCGTGGCGTACGTGAACCGATAGTCCGGCTTCCCGACCCACCCCGTCCCCTCTTCCATCCCCTGCATCCTGTTCATCCATTTCCATCCCCGTTCCCGCAGGGCCGGAGCCGGGATGGGTCGGCGCATTCCGATCCACCGCGCGCCGCCCCATTTCATCGTTGGCCCTGCGGGAACGGGGATGAACCGGATGCACAGGATGAAGGGGAACAGCCGTCGAACTCAGCCCGTTCCTGGATCAAAACCCGTCCAGCGTGGCCTCCAGGGCCCTGCGCAGGGCGGCGGGCGGCTCGGCAGGGAAGGGGTGGGTGGAGCCGAAGGTGTGGTCGGCGCCCTCCACCACCACCAGGCGGGCGCCGGCCCGCTCCAGGCGGCGGCCGTGGGCCAGGGGCACGGCGGGGTCGGCGTCCCCATGGATGGCCGTGGCCCGGCCGCCCTGGGCCACGTAGCGGGCCAGGGCGGCCTCCACGTCCAATTCCTTCCGGTGGGCCTCCCAGTCCTCCAGCAGCCCGGATCCCAGGCGCATGACCTGGCCGGTGCGGGCGTTGCGGACCTCCACGAAGCCGTCCCGGCGCCAGGCCTCCTCCCGGCCGCGGAAGCCGTGGAGGTCCTCCAGGCCCGCCAGGGACGCCCAGGTCACGACGCTGGCGACGCCCTCCGAGGCCAGCAGGGCGATGGCGCCGCCCCGGCTGTGGCCGAGGAGGGAGACGCGCCGGACCCCGGGGAGGTCCCCCGCGGCCCTCACCACCGCGCGCAGTTCCGCCACCTCCCGGGAGAAGGTGTTGGCCTGGAACCGCTCCAGCTCCGTGAAGACCTGGGGCTCCGCGCCGATGCCGTTGTGGCTGAAGTTGAACCGCAGGCAGGCCACCCCGGCCTCCGCGCAGCGCTCCGCCACCCAGGGCCAGCACCCCCAGTCCATGAAGCCCTTGAAGCCGTGCACCAGGATGGCCAGGTGGCCGGGGGTGGCGGCGGGGGTGAGGGCGGCCGCCAGGGGAAAATCCGTGCCTTGAATGGTAAGTTCTATTGTTTTCATTTAGTTCACCTTGGACTCGTTGACCCTGGAAGGGACCTGTTCCATCCTCAGATCATCCCACCCGCAGGCCTCCCATGTCCCACCTGACCCTCAAGGAAAGCTACACGACCCTCGCGGAACGCCTCAACCGCTTCCCCCAGGGCGCCCCGCCGGGGGACCTGCTTTATCGGATCCTTGAGGTGCTGTTCACGCCCGAGGAGGCGGGACTGGTGGCCCTCCTTCCGATCCGGCCCTTCACGGCCGGGGCCGCCGCGGAGGTGTGGAAGAGGCCGGTCCTGGAGGCGCGCGGAACCCTGGAGGCGCTGGCCTCCCGGGGGATGCTCCTGGACCTGGAGGTGCGGGGGGAGCAGCTTTTCGTGCTGCCGCCGCCCATGGCGGGCTTTTTCGAGTTCTCCATGATGCGGGTGGGCAACGGGTACGACCAGAAGCTCCTGGCCGAACTCTTCCACCAGTACCTGAACGTGGAGGAGGACTTCGTCCGGGAGCTCTTCGCGGGCGGGGAGACGCAGCTGGGGCGGGTCTTCGTGAACGAGCGCGCCCTCACCGGTCCCGGGCTGAGCGTCCTGGACCATGAGCGCGCCGGCGAGGTGATCCGCACCGCGAGCCACATGGGGGTGGGCACCTGCTACTGCCGGCACAAGATGGACCACCTGGGCCGGGCCTGCGAGGCGCCCATGGACATCTGCATGACCTTCGGCAACACGACCCGGTCCCTCATCAAGCACGGCATCGCCCGGAGGGTGGACGCCCGGGAGGGGCTGGACCTGCTGGACAAGGCCCGGGACCACAACCTCGTCCAGTTCGGCGAGAACGTCCGGGAGCAGGTGGCCTTCATCTGCAACTGCTGCGGGTGCTGCTGCGAGGCCATGCTCGCCGCCAAGCGCTTCGCCAGCCTCCATCCGGTGGCCACCACCAACTACCTGCCCCGGGTCGCCCAGGAGGACTGCGACGGGTGCGGCAAGTGCGTGGGGGCCTGCCCCGTGGAGGCCATGGGGCTGGTGTCCGCCGGCGATCCCGCCCGGCCCCGGCGCATGAAGGCGCGCGTGGACGCGGACCTCTGCCTGGGGTGCGGGGTGTGCGCGCGGGTTTGCGCCAAGGGCGCCATCGCCCTCGAAGCCCGCGGGAGCCGGGTGCTCACCCCGGTCAACACCGCGCACCGGGCCGTGCTCATGGCCATCGAGCGGGGAAAGCTGCAGAATCTCATCTTCGACAACCAGGCCCACTGGAATCATCGGGCCATGGCGGCCATCCTGGGGGTGGTCCTCAGGCTGCCGCCGGTGAAGCAGGTCATGGCCAGCCGGCAGATGAAGTCCAGGTACCTGGACCGTCTCCTGGCGGCCGGAACCCCCGTCCACAGGGAACATTGAGAGGTGAAGCCATGAAGACTCCGACGGCACTGGGCGCGCTCCTGCTCCTCGCGGGCTGCGCCACGGTCTCCACGCCGAGGTACGAGCCGGTGCAGGCCCCCGCCCCGGGCCCCGCCGCGGCGCCGCCCCAGGCGGGCAAGGTGCTGCGCCGCAAGATCGCCGTGGCGCGCTTCACCAACGAGACCCGGTACGGGAAATCGCTCCTGGTGGACCAGAACGACGATCCCCTGGGGAAGCAGGCTTCGGACATGATCTCCAACCGACTCATCGCCTCCGGG is a genomic window containing:
- a CDS encoding 4Fe-4S dicluster domain-containing protein produces the protein MSHLTLKESYTTLAERLNRFPQGAPPGDLLYRILEVLFTPEEAGLVALLPIRPFTAGAAAEVWKRPVLEARGTLEALASRGMLLDLEVRGEQLFVLPPPMAGFFEFSMMRVGNGYDQKLLAELFHQYLNVEEDFVRELFAGGETQLGRVFVNERALTGPGLSVLDHERAGEVIRTASHMGVGTCYCRHKMDHLGRACEAPMDICMTFGNTTRSLIKHGIARRVDAREGLDLLDKARDHNLVQFGENVREQVAFICNCCGCCCEAMLAAKRFASLHPVATTNYLPRVAQEDCDGCGKCVGACPVEAMGLVSAGDPARPRRMKARVDADLCLGCGVCARVCAKGAIALEARGSRVLTPVNTAHRAVLMAIERGKLQNLIFDNQAHWNHRAMAAILGVVLRLPPVKQVMASRQMKSRYLDRLLAAGTPVHREH
- the amrB gene encoding AmmeMemoRadiSam system protein B, with protein sequence MGNSLILCAAFCAAAVLAAQAAPDPAPPTLEATRGAMGIPSRGDLRGQRDIVGFASRADQMARVWDLSAAPPAPELLGPRPAPGVAGAICPHDDYLYAGRIYREVLPLVKARTVVLVGVFHKYHRYGARDVVAFDPYRAWRSPDGEIRVSPLRDEVLAALPAGDVARDPAWADSEHSLEAIAYWLKHQDPAVEILPVLLPSASFGRLEALAGGFGSALAAAMARRGWTLGRDVAIVISSDGIHYGADFHHTPFGEGGVSAFQKAMDRDRRLLRGPLAGPVSAARARAFFEAVVDPARPDTYRMPWCGRFSVPFGLMALEAASKALGTPAPTGQPIAFGASVDAPELPLKPLGMGPTAPANLYHFVSYPAVAYVNR
- a CDS encoding alpha/beta hydrolase family protein, with translation MKTIELTIQGTDFPLAAALTPAATPGHLAILVHGFKGFMDWGCWPWVAERCAEAGVACLRFNFSHNGIGAEPQVFTELERFQANTFSREVAELRAVVRAAGDLPGVRRVSLLGHSRGGAIALLASEGVASVVTWASLAGLEDLHGFRGREEAWRRDGFVEVRNARTGQVMRLGSGLLEDWEAHRKELDVEAALARYVAQGGRATAIHGDADPAVPLAHGRRLERAGARLVVVEGADHTFGSTHPFPAEPPAALRRALEATLDGF